One genomic region from Athalia rosae chromosome 3, iyAthRosa1.1, whole genome shotgun sequence encodes:
- the LOC105685488 gene encoding facilitated trehalose transporter Tret1-like, whose translation MEEPRRKIGTQIIAGFAATLSSVCTGYHFGWSSPSLPKLRNPDSDIYLTSGQGAWVSSIFKFGAMLSPLLVTVLVRKAGRKWLLLASCIPQIASGILLVLAQGYWWLICARFIAGIGSGTSNIASSLYIGEIADDKIRGALGAIISQMMNLGILLAYSIGPWVSRVPFGGMGILLPVVFGLVFVWMPESPYYLIMKNEPERATKALQWLRGTEDVKSEIDKIKASIEYDLRNAANAKDLIVVPGNRMALIIILGVMFTQQMSGITAILTYSGTIFAEAGSTLDPSVSLIIVGVVQFLSGILCIFTVDLAGRKLLLLISTAGSAIFLVGVALYFQLKSNGFDVSPIFWLPLVSMVGFILIYTIGLGIIPGVVLSELFPYNLKASAGMAVITMAGLCGLIVTKLYQVVVDAWGIEAAFWGFAGITAFCFIFILFFVPETKQKSLQEIQEQLHRTTESTTALEKSGY comes from the exons ATGGAAGAACCTAGACGTAAGATCGGAACGCAAATAATTGCTGGCTTTGCAG CGACGCTATCGTCGGTCTGCACGGGCTACCATTTTGGATGGTCGTCACCATCTCTACCAAAACTTCGAAACCCCGACTCCGACATTTACTTGACATCGGGACAAGGGGCATGGGTCAGcagcattttcaaatttggagcCATGTTAAGTCCGCTGCTAGTTACTGTGCTGGTTAGAAAAGCTGGCAGAAAATGGTTACTTCTGGCTTCGTGTATTCCTCAAATTGCCAGTGGCATCCTGTTAGTTCTAGCGCAAGGCTACTGGTGGCTCATTTGCGCAAG ATTCATCGCAGGAATCGGCTCCGGCACTTCGAATATAGCGTCATCGTTGTATATCGGAGAAATAGCTGATGATAAGATCCGAGGTGCTCTTGGTGCAATTATTTCTCAAATGATGAACTTAGGAATTCTGCTGGCCTATTCCATCGGGCCATGGGTTAGCAGGGTGCCTTTTGGAGGGATGGGAATACTCTTGCCCGTAGTTTTTGGTTTAGTTTTCGTCTGGATGCCAGAGTCTccttattatttaataatgaaaaatgaaccgGAACGCGCAACCAAGGCTTTACAATGGCTCAGAGGTACCGAGGATGTGAAATCGGAGATCGATAAGATCAAGGCGAGCATCGAATACGATCTACGAAATGCGGCAAATGCCAAGGATCTGATCGTGGTACCGGGAAATCGAATG GCACTGATCATCATCCTCGGTGTGATGTTCACCCAGCAGATGAGCGGCATAACAGCGATTCTTACGTACAGTGGTACTATCTTTGCTGAAGCTGGATCAACTTTGGATCCAAGCGTTTCTCTTATTATTGTCGGAGTGGTCCAATTCCTCAGTGGAATACTGTGCATTTTCACCGTAGACCTGGCCGGGCGAAAGTTGTTGTTACTCATTTCGACTGCCGGGTCAGCCATTTTCTTAGTAG GCGTTGCCCTATACTTTCAATTGAAGTCCAACGGATTTGACGTTAGTCCGATCTTTTGGCTTCCGTTGGTCAGTATGGTCGGATTCATACTCATCTATACGATTGGATTGGGAATAATTCCCGGCGTTGTACTTTCGGAACTATTCCCGTACAATTTGAAAGCTTCGGCTGGAATGGCCGTCATCACAATGGCTGGTCTGTGCGGACTTATCGTCACGAAGCTCTACCAAGTCGTTGTCGACGCCTGGGGGATCGAAGCCGCGTTTTGGGGATTCGCGGGTATCACAGCATTttgcttcattttcattttattcttcgtgCCCGAGACGAAGCAGAAATCTCTCCAGGAGATCCAAGAGCAACTCCACAGAACTACGGAGTCAACGACGGCTTTGGAAAAATCTGGCTATTGA
- the LOC105685489 gene encoding cell division cycle-associated protein 7-like, translated as MEDEDYDAIRRNNIAERDAFFSEIFKDFKKDQGDPRIEEKPFRRTLEVSDAENEEKYLPPRKRRKPNGSESRSWRPKQVKLEFHRKYNTRSRAKKGITTSDSEDSSDEDDGRKRRRGAKLQVLFPWAVPFERKIAMMKWNLFGQDDKDDDENERSYKTSESSDDEYHRKKIVHRVLKSAYNPDSIPSPDEITEAQLSNIAEKNSGKIYNAKNGTSCHQCRQKTMDTKSVCRSGECIGVRGQFCGPCLRNRYGEEVAIVLKDPKWACPPCRGLCNCSICRTRNGQCPTGILAPAVQERGYTSVQEYLESIGAENT; from the exons ATGGAAGATGAAGATTATGATGCTATCAGGAGGAATAATATCGCAGAAAGGGATGCATTT TTTTCAGAAATCTTCAAAGACTTTAAAAAAGACCAAGGGGATCCAAGGATAGAGGAAAAACCGTTTCGAAGAACCCTCGAAGTTTCGGATgctgaaaacgaagagaaatatcTGCCTCCAAGGAAACGACGCAAACCAAATGGCTCCGAAAGCAGAAGTTGGCGGCCAAAGCAGGTGAAGTTGGAATTTCACCGGAAATATAATACGCGGAGCCGTGCGAAAAAAGGCATAACTACGTCTGATTCAGAAGATTCGAGTGACGAGGATGATGGCAGAAAACGACGTAGGGGAGCAAAGTTGCAAGTTCTTTTCCCATGGGCAGTTccttttgagagaaaaattgctaTGATGAAATGGAACTTGTTTGGCCAAGACGATAAAGACGACGATGAGAACGAACGAAGTTACAAAACTAGTGAATCCTCTGATGATGAATAccataggaaaaaaattgtccatcGAGTATTAAAGTCAGCATACAATCCAGATAGCATACCATCCCCAGATGAAATAACTGAGGCACAGTTATCAAacattgcagaaaaaaattctggaaaaatatACAATGCAAAGAATGGTACAAGTTGCCATCAGTGCAGACAGAAAACTATGGATACAAAATCTGTATGCAGATCTGGCGAATGCATCGGGGTTAGGGGTCAGTTTTGCGGCCCTTGTTTACGCAACAGATACGGAGAAGAGGTTGCGATAGTTTTAAAAGATCCG AAATGGGCTTGTCCCCCATGCAGAGGACTCTGTAACTGCAGTATATGCAGAACGCGCAATGGGCAATGCCCGACAGGAATTTTAGCTCCCGCTGTACAGGAACGAGGATATACATCTGTGCAGGAATATCTTGAATCTATAGGTGCCGAGAATACGTAA
- the LOC105685311 gene encoding lactosylceramide 4-alpha-galactosyltransferase-like produces the protein MKKRLVLGFACAIFLFIIVMSSDTDIMQRLTPFLGYPQERDISCYEELPSNIDGIEELENERESETPAGGRNIFFHETSCFGEEGAVLNARQACAVESAAKMNPKMTIYLLFVSPVKFSNASKEIVRQLTSYDNIRIRHILMEKYTKGTPLEEWYASDILKKSLWPRSHMSDILRYLTLWKYGGIYLDLDVVVMTSLEGFTNFAGAEDWEDVAAGVLGFGTTGLGRRMADACLRDLKTNFRGDVWGNNGPGVITRTLQKICATKYARDMNTVRCHGFTVHPPSAFYPIPYKKWKRYFEKKNKNATMKLLEKSRAIHVWNKLSRNENVTVGSQVPYGLIAQKYCPKVYKHCGKIF, from the exons atgaagaaacgactGGTACTAGGATTTGCCTgcgctatttttctttttattattgtgATGTCAAGTGACACGGATATCATGCAAAGGCTTACACCTTTCCTGGGATATCCTCAGGAAAGAGACATATCATGCTATGAGGAATTGCCCAGCAATATCGATGGAATCGAAGaacttgaaaatgaaagag AATCTGAAACTCCGGCCGGTgggagaaatatatttttccacgaGACCTCGTGTTTTGGGGAAGAAGGTGCAGTTTTAAACGCAAGACAGGCGTGCGCCGTTGAATCGGCGGCGAAGATGAATCCAAAAATGACGATTTACCTGCTGTTCGTGAGCCcggttaaattttcaaacgcatCAAAAGAAATCGTGAGGCAACTGACGTCCTACGATAATATCAGAATACGACATATCTTGATGGAAAAGTATACGAAAGGGACACCGCTCGAAGAATGGTACGCGAGCGATATATTGAAAAAGAGTTTATGGCCCCGAAGTCACATGTCGGATATACTCAGATATCTGACACTGTGGAAATACGGTGGAATTTATTTGGACCTAGATGTGGTGGTGATGAC ttcTCTGGAGGGTTTTACGAATTTCGCCGGTGCCGAAGACTGGGAAGATGTCGCCGCGGGTGTTCTGGGCTTCGGAACCACGGGTTTGGGCAGAAGAATGGCCGATGCTTGTCTCAGAGATTTGAAAACCAATTTCCGAGGCGATGTTTGGGGCAACAATGGCCCCGGCGTAATTACTAGAACCCTGCAAAAAATTTGCGCTACAAAATAC gCACGCGATATGAACACCGTGAGGTGTCACGGTTTCACCGTTCATCCACCATCGGCGTTTTACCCGATTCCttacaaaaaatggaaacgttatttcgaaaagaagaacaaaaacgcGACGATGAAACTACTGGAGAAATCGCGTGCCATTCACGTCTGGAATAAATTGagcagaaatgaaaatgtcacCGTAGGAAGTCAAGTTCCTTACGGTTTGATTGCTCAAAAATATTGTCCTAAGGTTTACAAGCACTGCGGTAAGATTTTTTAA